A single region of the Palaemon carinicauda isolate YSFRI2023 chromosome 17, ASM3689809v2, whole genome shotgun sequence genome encodes:
- the LOC137656032 gene encoding uncharacterized protein: MALPLTLGTLGAGSFVALAGGTAIAGAIGLGIAGLAVLLSRQKDYRKKQQKKERYQQNSANQQDSYYRRTSRGKRAAKSSAVNNLLQVIREEDVTGCGLKLVCELAGTTEEELGTEERAILDLIGPIVPPGEGLLPSGGARDYMLAKAFGQQYGNCTQAFPNCHLQGTDIMANVMNFLP, encoded by the exons ATGGCCTTGCCACTGACACTAGGTACCCTTGGAGCTGGCTCTTTTGTAGCTTTGGCCGGGGGCACTGCGATTGCGGGAGCTATTGGTCTTGGCATCGCTGGACTGGCAGTCCTCCTGAGCAGACAGAAGGATTACAGGAAGAAACAGCAGAAGAAGGAGAGGTACCAGCAAAATTCGGCAAACCAGCAAGATTCTTATTACCGAAGAACTTCCAGAGGGAAGCGCGCAGCTAAATCATCTGCGGTAAATAACCTCTTGCAAGTTATCCGCGAGGAAGACGTGACAGGATGCGGCCTCAAGCTGGTGTGTGAATTAGCTGGCACCACAGAGGAGGAGCTGGGAACAGAAGAACGAGCGATTCTCGACCTTATTGG GCCCATTGTTCCTCCGGGAGAAGGACTGTTGCCTTCAGGAGGTGCCAGAGACTACATGTTGGCAAAAGCATTTGGCCAGCAATACGGGAACTGCACGCAAGCCTTCCCCAACTGTCATCTCCAAGGCACCGACATCATGGCTAATGTCATGAACTTTTTACCGTAA